In Pleurocapsa sp. PCC 7319, the following are encoded in one genomic region:
- the ureC gene encoding urease subunit alpha, giving the protein MSYQMDRRAYADTYGPTVGDRVRLADTELLIEVEQDYTTYGDEVKFGGGKVIRDGMGQSPISRADGAVDMVITNALILDWWGIVKADIGIKDGKIHKIGKAGNPYIQDNVDIIIGAATEAVAGEGHIVTAGGIDSHIHFICPQQIETAIASGITTMIGGGTGPATGTNATTCTPGAWNIWRMLQAADAFPMNLGFLGKGNSAQPGGLIEQIQAGAMGLKLHEDWGTTPKAIDTCLEVAEQYDVQVAIHTDTLNEAGFVENTIAAFKNRVIHTYHTEGAGGGHAPDIIKVCAQSNVLPSSTNPTRPFTVNTLEEHLDMLMVCHHLDKSIPEDVAFAESRIRQETIAAEDILHDLGAFSMIASDSQAMGRVGETIIRTWQTAHKMKVQRGVLSASTEEPADNFRAKRYIAKYTINPAITHGIADHVGSIEIGKLADICLWKPAMFGVKPEIVIKGGAIAYAQMGDPNASIPTPQPVYMRPMFGSFGGATAATSLSFVSQAALDADIPEQIGLQTATMAVSNTRNLSKTDMKLNDALLNIEVNPETYEVRADGELLTCEPAHILPMAQRYFLF; this is encoded by the coding sequence ATGAGCTATCAAATGGATCGGCGAGCATATGCAGATACTTATGGTCCTACAGTAGGCGATCGCGTTAGGTTAGCGGATACGGAATTATTGATCGAAGTTGAACAAGATTACACTACCTATGGTGACGAGGTTAAGTTTGGAGGAGGAAAGGTAATCCGTGATGGAATGGGACAGTCTCCTATTTCGCGTGCCGATGGGGCGGTAGACATGGTAATTACTAACGCTTTAATTCTCGACTGGTGGGGAATTGTTAAAGCAGATATTGGGATTAAAGATGGCAAGATTCATAAAATTGGCAAAGCAGGAAATCCCTACATTCAAGATAATGTCGATATTATAATTGGTGCTGCAACTGAAGCTGTAGCAGGAGAAGGACATATTGTGACGGCAGGAGGCATCGATAGCCACATTCACTTTATTTGTCCCCAACAAATCGAAACAGCGATCGCGTCTGGGATTACCACCATGATTGGTGGTGGAACAGGTCCGGCGACAGGGACTAACGCTACTACCTGTACTCCTGGGGCATGGAATATTTGGCGTATGCTTCAGGCTGCGGATGCCTTTCCCATGAATTTAGGCTTTTTAGGTAAGGGCAATAGTGCCCAGCCAGGAGGACTAATCGAACAGATCCAAGCTGGAGCGATGGGGCTAAAACTTCATGAGGATTGGGGAACAACGCCTAAAGCGATCGACACTTGCTTAGAAGTTGCCGAGCAATATGATGTTCAAGTAGCGATTCATACTGATACTCTCAATGAAGCAGGTTTTGTCGAAAATACGATCGCCGCGTTTAAAAATCGAGTGATCCACACCTACCATACTGAAGGAGCTGGCGGTGGACACGCCCCCGATATTATCAAAGTCTGCGCCCAAAGTAATGTTTTACCTTCTTCGACCAATCCTACTCGACCTTTTACCGTTAATACTTTAGAAGAACACCTGGATATGTTGATGGTGTGTCATCATCTGGATAAGAGTATTCCTGAAGATGTCGCTTTTGCTGAATCTCGTATTCGCCAAGAAACTATCGCTGCGGAAGATATCTTACATGACTTAGGGGCATTTAGCATGATTGCTTCTGATTCTCAGGCAATGGGTCGGGTAGGTGAAACGATTATTCGTACTTGGCAAACTGCCCACAAAATGAAAGTACAACGAGGGGTCTTGTCTGCTTCTACAGAGGAACCAGCTGATAATTTTCGTGCTAAACGCTATATTGCTAAATACACGATTAATCCTGCCATTACTCACGGGATCGCCGATCATGTTGGTTCAATTGAAATAGGTAAGCTAGCGGATATTTGTCTGTGGAAGCCGGCTATGTTTGGGGTCAAACCAGAAATTGTGATTAAAGGTGGCGCGATCGCTTATGCTCAAATGGGTGATCCTAACGCGAGTATTCCCACTCCTCAACCTGTATATATGCGTCCCATGTTTGGCAGTTTTGGTGGAGCAACGGCGGCTACTTCTCTTTCTTTTGTTTCTCAAGCTGCACTAGATGCAGATATTCCAGAGCAAATTGGACTGCAAACTGCCACGATGGCTGTTAGTAATACCCGCAATTTGAGTAAAACAGATATGAAATTAAATGATGCCTTGTTGAATATTGAAGTTAATCCCGAAACTTATGAAGTAAGGGCAGATGGCGAATTACTAACTTGTGAACCAGCACACATCTTACCAATGGCACAACGTTATTTTTTATTCTAA
- a CDS encoding late competence development ComFB family protein: protein MKINRLENDNINRNVMEVLVAEEIDRQIGRLPSNIKKFINPIEVATYALNRLPALYASSQQGFNKQKLKGRSEYSVHITQQVRKGFAAIQKDLLRSSTPLVADKERDLNQDIQDAEEALKELAAYLPEKDLSWRNIVKLVKPILAELQEQDEAEINARNVRSKTSNMWEDSIYKK, encoded by the coding sequence ATGAAAATTAACCGACTAGAAAATGATAATATTAATCGCAATGTCATGGAAGTATTGGTTGCTGAAGAAATCGATAGACAAATTGGTCGTCTTCCCAGTAATATCAAAAAATTTATTAACCCCATTGAAGTAGCTACTTATGCTCTCAATAGATTACCAGCTTTGTATGCTTCTTCTCAGCAAGGTTTTAATAAACAAAAGTTAAAAGGACGCTCAGAGTATAGCGTTCATATTACTCAACAAGTTCGTAAAGGATTTGCGGCAATTCAAAAAGATCTATTACGCAGCTCTACTCCTTTAGTAGCAGATAAAGAACGAGATCTAAATCAAGATATTCAGGATGCCGAAGAAGCTTTAAAGGAATTAGCTGCATATTTACCAGAAAAAGATTTATCCTGGAGAAATATTGTTAAGCTAGTTAAGCCTATCCTAGCCGAACTTCAAGAGCAGGATGAAGCAGAAATCAACGCCAGGAACGTTCGTTCTAAAACTAGTAATATGTGGGAAGATTCTATTTATAAAAAATAG